One genomic window of Caldivirga maquilingensis IC-167 includes the following:
- a CDS encoding thymidylate kinase-like protein produces the protein MGLIICLTGPDGSGKSTVARELALELSRRGFRVRVSWMRGSHTIASLIARFLSRFPVLRGCGNPYYGVSIPGSLRPLWWFLEFISAIPIILLRYFLPALLGYVVIGDRCVLDLVVWVSVTTGDSTFVKSILGKALISMAMKSSIIVYVTADYEVLRARRGADWGLREQLGMYNALSRILGLIVLNTTGLTVNEARDRLMGLVYGAMNKNRV, from the coding sequence ATGGGTCTTATAATATGCCTAACAGGCCCCGATGGTTCAGGTAAGTCCACAGTGGCTAGGGAATTGGCTCTGGAGTTGAGTAGACGTGGCTTTAGGGTTAGGGTTTCTTGGATGAGGGGTAGCCACACCATAGCCTCCCTAATTGCCAGGTTTTTATCCAGGTTCCCCGTGCTCAGAGGCTGTGGTAATCCCTACTACGGTGTTTCCATACCGGGCTCGCTGAGGCCTCTGTGGTGGTTCCTGGAGTTCATATCCGCAATACCCATAATCCTGCTCAGGTACTTCCTACCCGCATTGCTGGGTTATGTGGTTATTGGTGATAGGTGTGTCCTGGATCTGGTGGTTTGGGTCTCAGTAACCACTGGGGATTCCACGTTCGTAAAGTCCATACTTGGTAAGGCTTTAATATCCATGGCCATGAAGAGCAGCATTATTGTTTACGTAACCGCTGATTATGAGGTGCTTAGGGCGCGTAGGGGTGCTGATTGGGGGTTAAGGGAGCAATTAGGCATGTACAATGCCCTAAGTAGGATCCTGGGCCTAATTGTGCTTAATACCACGGGCCTCACGGTTAATGAGGCCAGGGATAGATTGATGGGCCTTGTGTATGGGGCAATGAATAAAAATAGGGTTTAG
- a CDS encoding glycosyltransferase family 4 protein, translated as MRVAFIVSKSFTERRHGGFGWLVRLVGEELVRRGFEVYVLAWRDTGYPREYSVGSVRVVTYDYHFETRSVFRHLRDYWGALEVIRDVDADVYISIEAMVETLLAELVKRHSAHVVWAQDPFEWSDYELLASVDPYYRISRARFYMNRLVFGAAYRWADLVLTQARFYMRKLRELYGLDPGRVHYLPNPVHPIHEYEVKKSEEPLICYLARMDPQKRYWLFFELTKRFPDIRFVTMGKPNVLYEDRYKEVISKYVDLSNLEVLGFVPEKRKREILDRCWVLVLPSIREGLPIAMLEALAHRVALLSSVNPDGLTERFGYWARNDDFDVGLKWLLSNDRWRVLGEEGY; from the coding sequence ATGAGGGTTGCTTTCATTGTTAGTAAGTCTTTTACTGAGAGGAGGCATGGTGGTTTTGGCTGGCTTGTGAGGTTGGTGGGTGAGGAGCTTGTTAGGCGTGGTTTTGAGGTTTATGTCCTTGCTTGGCGTGATACTGGCTATCCCAGGGAGTACTCCGTGGGTAGCGTTAGGGTTGTAACATATGATTATCACTTCGAGACCAGGTCTGTCTTTAGGCACTTGCGTGATTACTGGGGTGCTCTGGAGGTTATCAGGGATGTGGATGCTGATGTTTACATAAGCATTGAGGCTATGGTGGAGACTTTACTGGCTGAGCTTGTTAAACGCCATAGCGCCCATGTGGTTTGGGCGCAGGATCCCTTTGAGTGGAGTGATTATGAGCTCCTGGCCTCCGTGGATCCTTACTACAGGATTTCCAGGGCTAGGTTTTACATGAATAGGTTGGTCTTTGGCGCGGCTTATAGGTGGGCTGATTTAGTGCTTACGCAGGCCAGATTTTACATGAGGAAGCTCAGGGAGCTTTACGGCCTGGACCCAGGGAGGGTTCATTACCTGCCGAACCCTGTACACCCAATACATGAGTATGAGGTTAAGAAGTCCGAGGAACCGCTGATTTGCTACCTAGCTAGGATGGATCCTCAGAAGCGTTACTGGTTATTCTTTGAGCTCACTAAGCGCTTCCCTGACATCAGGTTTGTGACTATGGGTAAGCCTAACGTGCTCTATGAGGATAGGTATAAGGAGGTTATTAGTAAGTACGTGGATTTAAGCAACCTTGAGGTACTAGGCTTCGTACCTGAGAAGAGGAAGAGGGAGATTCTTGATAGGTGCTGGGTGCTTGTGCTGCCGAGCATTAGGGAGGGGTTGCCCATAGCGATGCTCGAGGCCTTGGCTCACAGGGTTGCATTGCTTAGTTCTGTGAATCCTGATGGGTTAACGGAGAGGTTTGGCTATTGGGCCAGGAACGATGATTTCGATGTGGGGTTAAAATGGTTATTGAGTAATGATAGGTGGAGGGTGCTTGGTGAGGAGGGCTATTGA
- a CDS encoding type II toxin-antitoxin system VapC family toxin, with the protein MYVPSLFFIEVANALRYIDGLVAEDVAKAIDAFKSLGLRVVSDLELLGDAVRIAFENDITVYDSIYLALARRVGGVLITYDRKLLSKGGEVVMKASTFLARFVTR; encoded by the coding sequence GTGTATGTTCCATCTCTATTCTTTATAGAGGTGGCTAACGCTCTTAGGTATATTGATGGGCTTGTAGCAGAAGACGTTGCCAAAGCTATCGATGCATTTAAGAGCCTAGGCTTGAGGGTTGTGAGCGATCTAGAGCTACTGGGGGATGCTGTTAGAATAGCCTTCGAGAATGACATCACAGTCTATGACTCTATATACTTGGCATTGGCGAGAAGAGTTGGTGGGGTCTTAATAACGTATGATAGGAAACTGCTCAGTAAGGGTGGGGAGGTGGTTATGAAGGCAAGTACATTCCTAGCGCGTTTTGTAACTCGATAA